A genomic window from Serratia liquefaciens includes:
- the napF gene encoding ferredoxin-type protein NapF: protein MTILSRRKLLGGQWRQPTAAIRPPWSRQQSLFITDCTRCQACVRACDTGVLISGSGGFPEIDFQRAECTFCGRCAQACAEPVFRPLTETPWRHYAVFGTACLAQRGVECRSCQDNCEPQAIRFRPRLGEMAQPMLDVAACNGCGACVAGCPTGAVTLTQSENNNDE from the coding sequence ATGACCATATTGTCGCGACGCAAACTGCTCGGAGGACAATGGCGTCAGCCAACCGCTGCGATCCGCCCCCCGTGGTCGCGGCAACAATCCCTTTTTATTACCGATTGCACCCGCTGTCAGGCCTGCGTTCGCGCCTGTGACACCGGGGTGCTCATCAGCGGCAGCGGCGGTTTTCCCGAAATCGATTTCCAACGAGCGGAGTGCACGTTTTGCGGGCGTTGTGCGCAGGCCTGCGCGGAACCCGTGTTTCGTCCACTGACGGAAACCCCCTGGCGGCACTATGCGGTATTCGGTACTGCCTGCCTGGCACAACGGGGCGTGGAGTGCCGCAGCTGTCAGGACAACTGCGAGCCCCAGGCGATCCGCTTTCGGCCCCGCTTAGGCGAAATGGCGCAGCCGATGCTGGATGTGGCAGCCTGCAACGGCTGTGGCGCCTGCGTCGCCGGTTGCCCGACCGGTGCCGTCACCTTAACCCAGAGCGAAAATAATAATGATGAATAG
- the narQ gene encoding nitrate/nitrite two-component system sensor histidine kinase NarQ, with the protein MLVKRSVTSSLAKALFCIVILSVLSTGLALTTVADSLRDAEAVNIAGSLRMQSYRLAYDLTRPAPELEHHLLQYQESLQAPALQKLDRFYVPADVQEKYLSLQHAWQPLAQQIRTGQSADYQANVAGYVNQIDHFVLALQRYSELKLTIVATISVVGYIAIIGLVLFCIRFMRRQVVTPLKHLVDASQRVQQRDFNHPPLDTALPNELGVLSQAFTAMSGDLAKLYQSLEQKVQVKTQRLQQANKTLEVLYSCSQALSVRQIDQQAFEKILHIVRQSEDLHCIRLKVADSLSEWQLHSGLPSSTLDWQSLTIIQGDKPLGELSWQYQEHPPHPHLMQSVANMLSRGVYFNRAQKQHMQFLLMEERATIARELHDSLAQALSFLRIQLTLLKRTLAGSAPDAQEIIADFDRALADAYRQLRELLTTFRLNIQEADLNTALNQLLAPLKVLTGARIQLHCRLSSQALNAQQQVHALQIVREAVLNAIKHADAREIVIRCEVTAEGDNRISIADDGCGIASLNEPEGHYGLTIMSERAARLGGTLRIQRGEPDGTEVRLTFPP; encoded by the coding sequence TTGCTTGTTAAACGTTCAGTGACCAGCAGCCTGGCCAAGGCGCTGTTTTGCATTGTGATTCTGTCCGTGCTCTCTACCGGGTTGGCGCTGACTACCGTCGCGGACAGCCTGCGCGATGCCGAAGCGGTCAACATCGCCGGTTCACTGCGCATGCAGAGCTACCGGCTGGCCTATGATCTCACCCGCCCCGCCCCGGAGCTGGAACACCACCTGTTGCAGTATCAGGAGTCTCTGCAGGCCCCGGCATTGCAAAAGCTCGATCGTTTTTACGTGCCCGCGGACGTGCAGGAAAAATACCTGTCGCTGCAGCACGCCTGGCAACCGCTGGCACAGCAGATCCGGACCGGCCAATCGGCAGATTATCAGGCCAACGTTGCCGGCTATGTGAACCAGATTGACCATTTCGTGTTGGCGCTGCAGCGTTATTCCGAGCTGAAACTGACCATCGTCGCCACCATCAGCGTAGTAGGCTATATCGCCATCATCGGCCTGGTGCTGTTTTGCATCCGTTTTATGCGCCGACAGGTGGTGACGCCGCTCAAGCACCTGGTGGACGCCAGCCAGCGCGTGCAACAACGCGACTTTAACCATCCCCCGCTGGATACCGCACTGCCGAACGAACTGGGCGTGCTGTCGCAGGCCTTTACCGCCATGTCCGGAGACCTGGCCAAACTTTACCAGTCGCTGGAGCAGAAAGTGCAGGTGAAAACCCAGCGCCTGCAGCAGGCGAACAAGACGCTGGAGGTGCTGTACAGCTGCTCGCAGGCGCTGAGCGTGCGGCAGATAGATCAGCAGGCCTTCGAGAAAATCCTGCATATCGTGCGTCAAAGTGAAGATTTGCACTGCATCCGCTTAAAAGTGGCGGACAGCCTCAGCGAATGGCAGTTGCACAGTGGTCTGCCTTCGTCGACGCTGGACTGGCAATCGTTGACCATCATCCAGGGCGACAAACCGCTGGGGGAACTGAGCTGGCAATATCAGGAACACCCGCCGCACCCACACCTGATGCAGAGCGTGGCCAACATGCTGAGTCGTGGGGTTTATTTTAACCGCGCCCAGAAACAGCACATGCAGTTCTTGCTGATGGAAGAACGAGCCACCATCGCCCGGGAGCTGCACGACTCTCTGGCACAGGCCCTGTCGTTTTTACGCATTCAGCTCACCTTGCTCAAACGCACGCTGGCAGGCAGTGCTCCCGATGCGCAAGAGATTATCGCCGATTTTGATCGGGCCCTGGCCGATGCTTACCGCCAACTGCGAGAGCTGTTGACCACCTTCCGCCTGAATATTCAGGAGGCCGATTTGAACACTGCGCTGAACCAATTGTTGGCGCCATTAAAGGTTCTTACCGGCGCACGGATTCAGTTACACTGTCGGCTTTCTTCCCAGGCGCTCAATGCTCAGCAGCAGGTGCATGCGCTGCAAATTGTGCGTGAAGCTGTGCTCAATGCCATCAAACATGCCGATGCGCGGGAGATCGTGATTCGTTGTGAGGTCACGGCCGAGGGTGACAACAGGATCAGCATCGCTGACGATGGCTGTGGCATTGCCAGCCTGAATGAACCTGAAGGTCACTACGGGCTGACCATCATGAGCGAGCGCGCTGCGCGGCTGGGAGGAACGCTGCGCATCCAGCGGGGAGAGCCAGACGGCACGGAAGTCCGCCTGACGTTTCCGCCATAA
- the napB gene encoding nitrate reductase cytochrome c-type subunit has protein sequence MKSPVMKKTLALWVTLLSLAFAGLAFAAGDVDLSKSPEVSASVGGPISMPKQQERMALNYVNQPPMIPHSVDGYQISKNTNRCLQCHGVEHYRTTGAPRISPTHFMDRDGKVLSDVAPRRYFCLQCHVPQTDAAPIVGNDFQPMPGFGR, from the coding sequence ATGAAAAGCCCTGTTATGAAAAAGACGCTTGCCCTGTGGGTGACCTTATTGTCGCTGGCGTTCGCCGGTCTGGCGTTTGCCGCGGGTGATGTTGATCTCAGCAAGTCCCCGGAAGTGTCCGCCTCGGTCGGCGGGCCGATTTCGATGCCGAAACAGCAGGAACGTATGGCGCTGAACTACGTCAATCAGCCGCCGATGATCCCGCACAGCGTTGACGGTTACCAGATCAGCAAGAACACCAACCGTTGCCTGCAGTGCCACGGGGTGGAGCACTACCGCACCACCGGCGCACCACGCATCAGCCCGACGCACTTTATGGATCGGGACGGCAAGGTGCTGAGCGATGTCGCGCCGCGTCGCTACTTCTGCCTGCAGTGCCACGTACCGCAAACCGACGCGGCGCCGATTGTCGGCAATGACTTCCAGCCCATGCCGGGCTTTGGGCGCTAA
- the nudK gene encoding GDP-mannose pyrophosphatase NudK, whose amino-acid sequence MSAKIENVKKELLSDNWYVLHKYTFDLKRKDGGSVQQMREVYDRGNGATILLYNRAKGTVVLTNQFRMPTYVNGNDSGMLLEACAGLLDADSPEQCARREAVEETGFQVGDVKKIFEAYMSPGGVTEIVHFFIAEYHDDERNAAGGGIEDEDIEVVELPFTEAVAMIADGRIKDGKTIMLLQYLQIHRIMG is encoded by the coding sequence ATGTCGGCGAAAATTGAGAATGTGAAGAAAGAGCTGCTTTCGGATAACTGGTATGTCCTGCACAAATATACTTTTGATCTGAAGCGTAAGGATGGCGGCTCCGTTCAGCAGATGCGCGAAGTCTACGATCGTGGCAATGGCGCAACCATTTTGCTGTACAACCGTGCCAAAGGGACCGTGGTGCTGACCAATCAGTTCCGCATGCCGACCTACGTGAATGGCAACGACAGTGGCATGCTGTTAGAGGCTTGTGCCGGCTTGTTGGATGCCGATTCTCCAGAGCAATGCGCGCGTCGCGAAGCGGTGGAAGAAACCGGTTTTCAGGTCGGTGACGTGAAGAAGATTTTCGAAGCCTATATGTCGCCGGGCGGCGTGACCGAGATCGTCCATTTCTTTATTGCCGAGTACCATGACGACGAGCGCAATGCGGCCGGCGGCGGTATCGAAGACGAAGATATTGAGGTGGTAGAACTGCCCTTTACCGAAGCGGTGGCGATGATTGCCGACGGCCGTATTAAAGACGGCAAGACCATCATGCTGCTGCAGTACCTGCAAATTCATCGGATTATGGGCTGA
- the ureE gene encoding urease accessory protein UreE (involved in the assembly of the urease metallocenter; possible nickel donor) produces MIIISETLGNINQNKEWQDKIRGTTPDYLILDAAQLEKECHQQSTHDGLRLAVFMPPNSALADGDILIWDEETKNSVIVKVISHDIMVINLQRLLCAHSDAIIHYAFKLGLILGQHKLHAMIKNNLVYVPITIATSTLDTLFKENSFHSLSYWYVSGADISSLLTPNEIDLLFDGIFPCQPE; encoded by the coding sequence ATGATTATTATCAGTGAAACACTTGGAAACATAAATCAGAACAAAGAGTGGCAAGACAAGATCCGCGGAACCACGCCAGACTACCTTATTCTGGACGCGGCGCAGTTGGAAAAGGAATGTCATCAACAATCCACCCATGATGGGCTGAGGCTGGCCGTGTTTATGCCCCCCAACAGCGCGCTGGCGGACGGAGACATTTTAATCTGGGATGAAGAGACGAAAAACTCCGTTATCGTGAAGGTCATCTCGCACGACATTATGGTGATTAACCTGCAGCGCCTGCTTTGCGCCCATTCGGATGCCATCATTCACTATGCATTCAAACTGGGTTTGATTTTAGGGCAACATAAGCTGCACGCCATGATAAAGAACAACCTGGTTTACGTCCCGATCACCATCGCTACCAGCACGTTGGACACCCTGTTCAAAGAAAACAGTTTTCACTCCCTGTCCTACTGGTATGTCAGCGGCGCCGATATTTCATCCCTGTTAACCCCTAATGAAATCGATCTCCTGTTCGACGGCATCTTTCCCTGTCAGCCGGAATGA
- the napA gene encoding nitrate reductase catalytic subunit NapA, whose protein sequence is MKLSRRDFMKANAAVAAAAAAGLTIPTVAQAVAGSADAIKWDKAPCRFCGTGCGVLVGTQNGRIVASQGDPDAAVNRGLSCIKGYFLPKIMYGKDRLTQPLLRMKDGQYHKEGEFTPISWQQAFDVMADKFKQALKEKGPEAVGMFGSGQWTVWEGYAAAKLLKAGLRSNNLDPNARHCMASAVVGFMRTFGMDEPMGCYDDIEQADAFVLWGSNMAEMHPILWSRITDRRLSNEHVNVSVLSTFEHRSFELADNGMVFTPQTDLAIMNYIANYIIQNNAVDQDFLNRHVNFRRGATDIGYGLRPTHPLEKKAKNPGSDASEPMSFEEYKAFVAEYTLEKTAQMSGVPEDQLEALAKLYADPNIKVVSYWTMGFNQHTRGVWANNLCYNLHLLTGKISKPGCGPFSLTGQPSACGTAREVGTFSHRLPADMVVTNEKHRQIAEQKWLLPAGTIPAKVGLHAVAQDRALKDGKLNAYWVMCNNNMQAGPNINEERMPGWRDPRNFVVVSDPYPTVSALAADLILPTAMWVEKEGAYGNAERRTQFWRQQVKAPGEAKSDLWQLVEFSKRFKVEEVWPADLLAQKPEYRGKTLYDVLFANGQVNKYPLSEIPADQLNDEAREVGFYLQKGLFEEYAGFGRGHGHDLAPFDSYHQARGLRWPVVDGKETLWRYREGTDPYVKAGEAVRFYGKPDGKAVIFALPFEPAAESPDGEYDLWLSTGRVLEHWHTGTMTRRVPELHRAFPQAVLFIHPLDAKSRGLRRGDKVKVLSRRGEVLSSVETRGRNRPPRGLVYMPFFDAAQLVNNLTLDATDPLSKEVDFKKCAVKLQKV, encoded by the coding sequence ATGAAACTCAGTCGTCGAGACTTCATGAAAGCTAATGCCGCGGTAGCCGCTGCGGCCGCCGCCGGGCTGACTATTCCCACGGTGGCACAGGCGGTGGCGGGCAGTGCTGACGCTATTAAATGGGACAAGGCTCCCTGCCGTTTCTGCGGCACCGGCTGCGGGGTGCTGGTCGGCACTCAGAATGGCCGTATCGTTGCCTCGCAGGGCGATCCGGACGCGGCGGTCAACCGTGGGTTGAGCTGCATCAAAGGCTATTTCCTGCCAAAAATCATGTACGGAAAAGACCGACTGACTCAGCCGCTGCTGCGCATGAAAGACGGCCAGTACCATAAGGAAGGCGAATTTACCCCGATCAGTTGGCAACAGGCTTTCGACGTCATGGCCGACAAGTTCAAGCAGGCTTTGAAAGAGAAGGGCCCAGAAGCGGTCGGCATGTTTGGTTCCGGCCAGTGGACGGTGTGGGAAGGCTACGCCGCTGCCAAGCTGCTCAAGGCCGGGCTGCGTTCCAATAACCTGGATCCGAACGCACGCCACTGCATGGCGTCGGCGGTGGTGGGCTTTATGCGCACTTTCGGCATGGACGAACCTATGGGGTGCTATGACGATATCGAGCAGGCGGACGCCTTCGTGCTGTGGGGCTCCAACATGGCCGAGATGCACCCGATCCTGTGGTCGCGCATTACCGACCGTCGCCTGAGCAACGAGCACGTCAATGTCTCGGTGTTGTCCACCTTCGAGCACCGCAGCTTCGAGCTGGCGGACAACGGCATGGTGTTCACGCCGCAGACCGATTTGGCGATCATGAACTACATCGCCAACTACATCATTCAAAACAACGCGGTGGATCAGGACTTCCTGAATCGGCACGTCAACTTCCGCCGCGGCGCGACGGATATCGGCTACGGCTTGCGTCCGACCCACCCGCTGGAAAAAAAGGCGAAAAACCCGGGTTCAGATGCCTCCGAGCCGATGAGTTTCGAAGAGTACAAAGCCTTCGTGGCGGAATACACGCTGGAAAAAACGGCCCAAATGAGCGGCGTGCCGGAAGACCAGTTGGAAGCGCTGGCGAAGCTGTATGCCGACCCGAACATCAAGGTGGTGTCGTACTGGACCATGGGCTTCAACCAGCATACGCGCGGCGTGTGGGCCAATAACCTGTGCTACAACCTGCATCTGCTGACCGGCAAGATCTCCAAACCCGGCTGCGGGCCGTTCTCCCTGACCGGCCAGCCTTCTGCGTGCGGTACCGCGCGTGAGGTCGGGACTTTCTCTCACCGTCTGCCGGCTGACATGGTGGTCACCAACGAGAAGCACCGCCAAATCGCCGAACAGAAATGGCTACTGCCGGCCGGCACCATCCCGGCGAAAGTCGGTTTGCATGCGGTGGCTCAAGACCGTGCGCTGAAAGACGGCAAGCTGAACGCTTACTGGGTGATGTGTAACAACAACATGCAGGCCGGGCCGAACATCAATGAAGAAAGGATGCCGGGCTGGCGCGATCCGCGCAACTTTGTGGTGGTGTCCGATCCCTACCCGACCGTCAGCGCGTTGGCCGCCGATCTGATCCTGCCGACCGCCATGTGGGTGGAGAAAGAGGGCGCCTATGGTAATGCGGAGCGTCGTACTCAGTTCTGGCGCCAGCAGGTGAAAGCGCCGGGTGAGGCGAAATCCGATCTGTGGCAACTGGTGGAGTTCTCCAAACGCTTCAAGGTTGAGGAAGTGTGGCCGGCCGATCTGCTGGCGCAAAAACCGGAGTATCGCGGTAAAACGCTGTACGACGTGCTGTTCGCCAACGGCCAGGTCAATAAGTATCCACTGTCGGAAATCCCGGCGGACCAGCTCAACGATGAGGCGCGGGAAGTCGGTTTCTATCTGCAGAAAGGCCTGTTTGAGGAATATGCCGGTTTCGGGCGTGGTCACGGTCACGATTTGGCGCCGTTCGACAGCTACCACCAGGCGCGTGGTCTGCGTTGGCCGGTGGTGGACGGCAAAGAAACGCTGTGGCGCTACCGCGAAGGAACGGATCCGTACGTGAAAGCGGGCGAAGCGGTGCGTTTCTACGGTAAACCTGACGGCAAGGCGGTGATCTTTGCGCTGCCGTTTGAACCGGCGGCGGAAAGTCCGGACGGCGAATACGATCTTTGGCTTTCCACTGGCCGGGTGCTGGAACATTGGCACACCGGCACCATGACCCGACGGGTACCGGAACTGCATCGCGCCTTCCCGCAGGCGGTGCTGTTCATCCATCCGCTCGATGCCAAAAGCCGTGGCCTGCGACGTGGCGACAAGGTCAAGGTGCTGTCGCGTCGTGGTGAAGTGCTCAGCTCTGTCGAAACCCGCGGCCGTAACCGCCCGCCAAGAGGGCTGGTGTACATGCCGTTCTTCGATGCGGCACAGTTGGTGAACAACCTGACGCTGGACGCCACCGATCCGCTTTCTAAAGAAGTCGACTTCAAGAAATGTGCCGTGAAGTTGCAGAAGGTGTGA
- the tal gene encoding transaldolase: protein MNQLDALKQLTTVVADSGDIESIRQFEPQDATTNPSLILKAAALPQYKPLILEALNYARQQGGNKETQLINASDKLAVNIGVEILKSVPGRISTEVDARLSFDRGMCVAKARKLIGLYQEQGIDKSRILIKLASTWEGIKAAEELEKEGINTNLTLLFSFAQARACAEAGVFLISPFVGRIYDWYQAKQPAADYDAEQDPGVKSVRNIYEYYKQHRYQTVIMGASFRKVEQILALAGCDRLTIAPNLLEQLKQSEQPVERKLTPSTEAFHQPAPLAEAEFRWLHNQDAMAVEKLAEGIRLFAVDQQKLEDMLVAEL, encoded by the coding sequence ATGAACCAATTAGACGCACTCAAGCAGCTAACCACGGTGGTAGCCGACAGCGGCGATATCGAATCCATCCGCCAGTTCGAACCGCAAGACGCCACCACCAACCCTTCCCTGATCCTGAAAGCTGCTGCGCTGCCTCAATATAAGCCACTGATCCTCGAAGCCCTGAACTATGCCCGCCAGCAAGGCGGCAATAAAGAAACCCAGCTGATCAACGCCAGCGACAAACTGGCGGTCAACATCGGCGTCGAAATTCTCAAAAGCGTGCCGGGGCGCATTTCCACCGAAGTGGACGCCCGCCTGTCCTTCGACCGTGGCATGTGCGTAGCCAAGGCGCGCAAGCTGATCGGCCTGTATCAGGAACAAGGTATTGATAAATCGCGTATTCTGATCAAGCTGGCCTCCACCTGGGAAGGCATCAAAGCCGCCGAGGAACTGGAAAAAGAAGGCATCAACACCAACCTGACGCTGCTGTTCTCCTTCGCCCAGGCCCGCGCCTGTGCCGAAGCCGGCGTGTTCCTGATTTCCCCGTTCGTCGGCCGTATCTATGACTGGTATCAGGCCAAACAGCCTGCCGCAGACTATGACGCAGAGCAGGATCCGGGCGTGAAATCGGTGCGCAACATTTATGAATACTACAAGCAGCACCGCTATCAGACCGTGATCATGGGTGCCAGCTTCCGTAAGGTAGAGCAGATCCTGGCCCTGGCCGGTTGCGATCGTCTGACTATCGCGCCGAACCTGCTGGAACAGCTCAAACAAAGCGAGCAACCGGTAGAACGCAAACTGACGCCATCCACCGAAGCCTTCCACCAGCCTGCCCCGCTGGCCGAAGCCGAATTCCGTTGGCTGCATAATCAGGACGCCATGGCCGTTGAAAAACTGGCCGAAGGTATCCGCCTGTTCGCCGTTGACCAGCAAAAGCTGGAAGACATGCTGGTCGCTGAACTGTAA
- a CDS encoding helix-turn-helix domain-containing protein, with protein sequence MAINMQIFINDMLKWIESNLGAELDIETIAKKSGYSRFHIQRLFKLHAGLTIAQYIRMRRVTEAAIALRFTDRKIMDIALDYGFDSQQVFTRIFKKQLKTTPGELRRSKQLNNKRLCHSLYMPTMPQKIPTGPPNAHKHG encoded by the coding sequence ATGGCAATTAATATGCAGATTTTTATTAATGACATGCTTAAATGGATAGAAAGCAATTTGGGCGCAGAGCTGGATATAGAGACGATTGCCAAGAAATCCGGCTACAGTCGATTTCACATTCAGCGGCTTTTCAAATTGCATGCCGGACTGACCATTGCCCAATATATCAGAATGCGACGAGTCACCGAGGCGGCGATCGCACTAAGATTCACCGACAGAAAAATCATGGATATCGCACTAGACTATGGCTTTGACTCTCAGCAGGTTTTTACCCGAATATTCAAGAAACAGCTAAAGACCACGCCAGGTGAGTTGAGGAGAAGCAAGCAATTAAACAATAAGCGGCTCTGTCATTCCTTGTACATGCCGACGATGCCACAAAAAATCCCGACGGGCCCGCCTAACGCCCACAAGCATGGCTAG
- the napD gene encoding chaperone NapD, which translates to MMNSEWHVSGLVVQARPESFPQLVTALLAIADTEIPAQDQQNGKLVVVMQAACSQGLLEKIESVRNLEGVLAVSLVYHQQDTQGEVTP; encoded by the coding sequence ATGATGAATAGCGAATGGCATGTCAGCGGTCTGGTCGTGCAGGCGAGACCGGAAAGCTTTCCCCAACTCGTCACGGCCTTACTGGCGATCGCTGACACGGAAATTCCGGCGCAGGATCAGCAGAACGGCAAGCTGGTGGTAGTGATGCAGGCGGCATGCTCGCAAGGGCTGCTGGAAAAAATTGAGTCGGTGCGCAATCTGGAAGGCGTGCTGGCGGTATCGCTGGTTTATCACCAGCAGGACACTCAAGGTGAGGTAACGCCATGA
- the napC gene encoding cytochrome c-type protein NapC: MSERKHTTTEKKPGLLLRLWRWWRRPSRLALGTLLLLGFGAGIIFWGGFNTGMEAANTEQFCIGCHEMRENVYEEYMGTVHYNNRSGVRATCPDCHVPHEWAPKMLRKIKASKELYAKAFGLIDTPQKFDQHRLAMASNEWARMKANDSQECRNCHNFEYMDFTAQKTVAAKMHDKAVTEGKTCIDCHKGIAHKLPDMRDVPNGF, translated from the coding sequence ATGAGCGAACGCAAACACACCACGACTGAGAAAAAGCCCGGCCTGCTGTTGCGGCTATGGCGCTGGTGGCGCAGGCCGAGCCGCCTGGCGTTGGGCACGCTGCTGTTGCTGGGCTTTGGCGCCGGGATTATCTTCTGGGGCGGTTTCAATACCGGCATGGAGGCGGCAAATACCGAACAGTTCTGTATCGGCTGCCATGAAATGCGTGAAAACGTCTACGAGGAGTACATGGGCACGGTTCATTACAACAACCGCAGCGGCGTGCGTGCGACCTGTCCTGATTGCCATGTGCCTCATGAATGGGCGCCGAAAATGCTGCGCAAGATAAAGGCCAGCAAGGAGCTGTACGCCAAGGCGTTCGGCCTGATCGACACGCCGCAGAAGTTTGACCAGCATCGGCTGGCGATGGCGAGCAACGAATGGGCGCGAATGAAGGCCAACGATTCGCAGGAGTGCCGTAACTGTCACAACTTCGAATATATGGACTTTACCGCACAGAAAACCGTGGCGGCGAAGATGCACGACAAGGCGGTAACGGAAGGCAAGACCTGTATCGATTGCCACAAGGGGATTGCGCACAAGCTGCCGGACATGCGCGACGTTCCTAACGGGTTCTAA
- the tkt gene encoding transketolase, protein MSSRKELANAIRALSMDAVQKANSGHPGAPMGMADIAEVLWRDYLNHNPTNPHWADRDRFVLSNGHGSMLIYSLLHLTGYDLPMSELENFRQLHSKTPGHPEYGYTPGVETTTGPLGQGIANAVGFAIAERTLAAQFNRPGHDVVDHHTYAFMGDGCMMEGISHEVCSLAGTLKLGKLTAFYDDNGISIDGHVEGWFTDNTAERFEAYGWHVVRHVDGHNPDAIKAAIEEARKVTDKPSLLMCKTVIGFGSPNKAGTHDVHGAALGAAEVAATREALGWKYAAFEIPQDIYAQWDAKEAGKAKEAAWNDKFAAYAKAFPELAAEFKRRMNGELPASWKADAKAFVEQLQANPANIASRKASQNALEAFGKVLPEFLGGSADLAPSNLTMWSGSKALNVDPAGNYIHYGVREFGMTAITNGIALHGGFLPYSATFLMFVEYARNAVRMAALMKIRNVFVYTHDSIGLGEDGPTHQPVEQIASLRVTPNMSTWRPCDQVESAIAWQYGIERNDGPTTLIFSRQNLTQQPRTAEQLANVYRGGYVLKDCAGTPDVILIATGSEVGITVEAADKLSAAGTQVRVVSMPSTDAFDKQDAAYRESVLPAAVTARVAVEAGIADYWYKYVGLNGAIVGMTTFGESAPAEQLFKEFGFTVDNVVAKAQALLK, encoded by the coding sequence ATGTCCTCTCGTAAAGAGCTTGCCAACGCCATCCGCGCACTCAGCATGGACGCCGTACAAAAAGCAAATTCCGGCCACCCGGGTGCACCTATGGGCATGGCGGACATCGCCGAAGTCCTGTGGCGTGACTACCTGAACCACAACCCGACCAACCCGCACTGGGCTGACCGTGACCGCTTCGTCCTCTCCAACGGCCATGGCTCCATGCTGATTTACAGCCTGTTGCACCTCACCGGCTACGACCTGCCGATGAGCGAGCTGGAAAACTTCCGCCAGCTGCACTCCAAAACTCCGGGTCACCCGGAATACGGCTACACCCCAGGCGTGGAAACCACCACCGGCCCGCTGGGTCAGGGCATCGCCAACGCCGTCGGCTTCGCCATTGCCGAACGTACCCTGGCCGCGCAGTTCAACCGCCCGGGCCATGACGTCGTTGACCACCACACCTATGCCTTTATGGGCGACGGCTGCATGATGGAAGGCATCTCTCACGAAGTCTGTTCCCTGGCCGGTACCCTCAAGCTTGGCAAACTGACCGCGTTCTACGATGACAACGGCATCTCCATCGACGGTCACGTGGAAGGCTGGTTCACCGACAACACCGCCGAGCGCTTTGAAGCTTACGGCTGGCACGTGGTGCGTCACGTGGACGGTCACAACCCTGACGCCATCAAGGCCGCGATTGAAGAAGCCCGCAAGGTCACCGACAAGCCGTCCCTGCTGATGTGCAAAACCGTGATTGGCTTCGGCTCCCCGAACAAGGCCGGTACCCACGATGTGCACGGTGCTGCGCTGGGCGCCGCCGAAGTGGCTGCCACCCGCGAAGCTCTGGGCTGGAAATACGCCGCCTTCGAAATCCCGCAGGACATCTATGCCCAGTGGGATGCCAAAGAAGCCGGCAAGGCGAAAGAAGCGGCCTGGAACGACAAGTTCGCTGCCTACGCCAAGGCCTTCCCGGAACTGGCTGCCGAGTTCAAACGCCGCATGAACGGCGAACTGCCGGCCAGCTGGAAAGCCGACGCCAAAGCCTTCGTCGAGCAGCTGCAGGCCAACCCGGCCAACATCGCCAGCCGCAAGGCCTCACAGAACGCGCTGGAAGCCTTCGGCAAGGTGCTGCCTGAGTTCCTCGGCGGCTCCGCTGACCTGGCGCCAAGCAACCTGACCATGTGGTCCGGCTCGAAAGCGCTGAACGTAGACCCGGCGGGTAACTACATCCACTACGGCGTGCGCGAGTTCGGCATGACCGCCATCACCAACGGCATCGCGCTGCACGGCGGCTTCCTGCCGTACTCCGCGACCTTCCTGATGTTCGTGGAATACGCCCGTAACGCGGTGCGCATGGCGGCGCTGATGAAAATCCGCAACGTGTTCGTCTACACCCATGACTCCATCGGTCTGGGCGAAGATGGCCCGACGCACCAGCCGGTTGAGCAGATTGCCAGCCTGCGCGTGACCCCGAACATGAGCACCTGGCGTCCGTGTGACCAGGTGGAATCGGCGATTGCCTGGCAGTACGGCATCGAGCGCAACGACGGCCCGACCACGCTGATTTTCTCGCGTCAGAACCTGACCCAGCAGCCGCGTACCGCGGAGCAGCTGGCCAACGTCTACCGCGGCGGCTACGTGCTGAAGGACTGTGCCGGTACGCCGGACGTCATCCTGATTGCCACCGGTTCGGAAGTGGGCATCACCGTGGAAGCGGCAGACAAGCTGAGCGCGGCGGGCACCCAGGTGCGCGTGGTGTCGATGCCGTCTACCGACGCCTTCGACAAGCAGGACGCGGCTTACCGTGAATCCGTGCTGCCGGCGGCGGTGACGGCCCGTGTGGCGGTGGAAGCGGGTATCGCGGACTACTGGTACAAGTACGTGGGCCTGAACGGGGCTATCGTGGGCATGACCACCTTTGGTGAGTCGGCACCGGCGGAGCAGCTGTTCAAAGAGTTCGGCTTCACCGTGGATAACGTGGTGGCCAAGGCGCAAGCACTGCTGAAATAA